From one Halothece sp. PCC 7418 genomic stretch:
- a CDS encoding DNA-binding protein, with product MTTRDKFIKIRLSEEEQDKLKRFAESKGWTQAQAVRDWIRRLPQK from the coding sequence ATGACAACTAGAGATAAATTTATTAAAATCCGCTTATCAGAAGAAGAGCAAGACAAACTAAAGAGATTTGCTGAAAGCAAAGGGTGGACTCAGGCGCAAGCAGTAAGAGATTGGATAAGAAGACTACCTCAAAAATAG
- a CDS encoding RNA-guided endonuclease TnpB family protein produces the protein MVTTRRITFRLYPNKSAVSKLHYARKAHCDLYNAALSNRKVQYQRFGNSVSYFDQQNSLPAFKEELPEYKEFGSHSLQATLKRVDFAFQRFFKGLAKYPKFKAKRKYRGWTYPCRSGWKAHTEGKHGYLELKDLGLKIRMRGQARTWGKPTTCTIVWDGQNWYASITVKCEPVRETGTGAIGLDFGCKSAIAGSNGDFIEAPKFQTRAKTKENRLNKKLRRKRRPEKRKVKASRRWKKYQKQISKVKRKVANQRHDWSHQVASQIVSSNSLVATEQLNLKGMTRKAKAKGKRQKTGLNRSMLDVAIGMTKDNLKYKVEEAGGIYSEAPTRTLKPTQRCAKCWEITKKTLSDRVHHCQHCDHQEDRDINAAQVMLEWARGQELSSSDVELPTSVDCGSMGKVGAKKRQKPQAQT, from the coding sequence ATGGTAACAACACGCCGAATTACCTTCAGACTTTATCCCAACAAGTCAGCAGTTAGTAAACTCCACTACGCGAGGAAAGCCCACTGCGACTTATACAATGCTGCTCTTTCAAACCGAAAGGTGCAATATCAAAGGTTTGGAAACTCGGTGAGTTACTTTGACCAACAAAATAGTCTTCCCGCGTTTAAGGAAGAATTACCCGAATATAAAGAGTTTGGAAGCCATAGCCTCCAAGCTACCTTAAAACGGGTTGATTTTGCATTTCAACGCTTTTTCAAAGGCTTAGCTAAGTATCCTAAATTCAAAGCCAAACGGAAATATCGTGGGTGGACATACCCTTGTCGTTCAGGATGGAAAGCACATACAGAAGGAAAACACGGCTATCTCGAACTTAAAGATTTGGGCTTAAAGATTCGGATGCGTGGACAAGCCCGAACTTGGGGGAAACCTACCACTTGTACAATTGTTTGGGATGGTCAAAACTGGTATGCAAGCATCACTGTCAAATGCGAACCCGTTAGAGAGACTGGGACAGGTGCAATCGGGCTAGATTTCGGATGCAAGTCTGCTATAGCGGGGTCTAACGGAGATTTCATCGAAGCACCGAAGTTTCAAACTAGAGCAAAAACTAAAGAGAACCGACTAAATAAAAAGCTGAGGCGCAAACGCCGTCCCGAAAAGCGTAAAGTTAAGGCTTCTCGTCGTTGGAAAAAGTACCAGAAACAAATCAGTAAGGTTAAAAGAAAAGTTGCCAATCAGCGTCATGATTGGTCACATCAGGTCGCCTCACAAATCGTTAGCAGTAATAGCTTGGTGGCGACAGAGCAACTTAATCTAAAAGGGATGACCCGCAAGGCTAAAGCCAAAGGTAAACGTCAAAAAACAGGGCTTAATCGGTCAATGCTTGATGTGGCTATTGGGATGACCAAGGACAATCTCAAGTATAAGGTTGAGGAAGCGGGTGGGATTTATAGCGAAGCCCCGACTCGGACACTTAAACCCACTCAAAGATGTGCAAAGTGTTGGGAAATCACCAAGAAGACCTTAAGTGATCGGGTTCATCATTGCCAGCATTGCGATCATCAAGAAGATAGAGACATTAACGCTGCTCAAGTCATGCTTGAGTGGGCGAGGGGGCAGGAACTGTCCTCGTCAGACGTGGAGTTGCCAACCTCTGTCGATTGCGGAAGCATGGGAAAAGTTGGAGCAAAGAAACGTCAGAAACCGCAAGCTCAGACGTAA